A stretch of DNA from Hippopotamus amphibius kiboko isolate mHipAmp2 chromosome 5, mHipAmp2.hap2, whole genome shotgun sequence:
GTCCGTGAAATGGTGGTAGAAAAATATACTTTGCTCTGTATAGATGTGAGTAAAAGTAGAAATAGTTTCCACTGCTAGAATTTGAGGGTAAAGTCCCTTTCCCTATCCTGACTCACTGGGTCATTAGGAAACAGAAGGCAAAGATtgtcaaaataaaaacagtaattcaGATAACAATGCCCGGAATGTAAGTCCTAGCTACACCCCTTCCTATCAGTTGGAGTCTGTCCAAGTGACTTCTGTTGATGTATGTATTTTCACTGGGAGAAGAATGGGAAAAGGATGTGACATGTATATGCTAGTACTTCATCTTCAAGATTTATCCCTTTCCTATGCAGTTCAGAGTTACTGCGTTTGGAAGGGGTAACCAGGTTACTGCAGTTAACACTTTTTCCCTTGGGAAGTTGTTGAGTTGATGTGATAAGGACTCATGGACATCAGCTATATTTCTCAAATCTGAAATGTTCAGTAAGTTGAGAAGCTATAAAAGAATTTATGTGGAGAGATTATACCCTCCATTTTGTGAGTTGGGAAGATAATGCAGTAGCAGGTTTTTCCCTTCTGGAATGAAACTTAAGAATACTAAAAGCAGTTTTCAAGGTCAGCGTAACTTTGCTGTTGATGTTTACGTGATAGAACTGCGTATCTAAATGTGAGAgggtgtttttgtcttttatgttgTCTCAGTGTCATAGCTTTGTGACTGCTATCCTAAGTCAGAGCAAAATAGTGTTTCTTCATTTGGGAAAGCTATCCGTTAGCTTAGTATTTGTTACGGTATTAATTTTGAGTCAAGGAAAAATCTTATTTGCTTCTTTTGCAGATAAACCGAGCAGAGGGGAGGCACAGCTGTTAATCCCTTTTAGTGGGAAAGGGTATGTTCTAGGAGAGACAAGCAACTCGCTCTTGTCTGGGAGATGGATCACGTCACGTGCTGTTGTTAATAAAACCCAGGATCTTTTCAGTCAAGACCATTCAGCAAGTGCCCTAACACCTAATTCTAAAACTCAGGTGAAATTTGAACAGAATGGTTCAAGTAAAAAAACTTCCCTAGTCTCCCCTATTCTCAGTTCCAGTCACCAAAATGTTTTAAGCAACTACTTCCCGAGAGTATCAGTCGCCAACCGCAAAGCTTTCCGAAGTGTGAGTGGGTCTCCGACGAAAAGCCTCACAGTTGGTGACAGCACTGAAAACTCAGTCTCTTCTAGTTCTCAAAGGAGAGTTACATCTAAGATATCCCTAAAAGATTCTTTAAACGCCATGGAATCAACATCTGTGACCACCCCCCAGGATGCAGGTGGGCCTGAAGATAAATTCCCAAGTAAACGACCCAGGCTAGAAGACAAGACTGTTTTTGACAACTTTTTTATCAAGAAAGAGCAAACACAGAGCGGTGGTAATGATCCGAAGTGTGGCTCATGCCCTCCAGCTGCAGCGCAGAGTCCCAGTGGCTCATCTAGTCAGAGCAAAATGGTCCACTGTCCTGTCTGTCAGAGTGAAGTTTTGGAGTCTCAGATTAACGAGCACTTGGACTGGTGCCTTGCAGGTGATAGCATCCAAGTCAAAAGCTGAAAAAATCTCTGAAAAATGAATGGGTCTCACATGTCCACCTGTATTAGCTCACTAGCACAGCGTCAGCCACTCAGGAAGTTCTGGTTAAGACTAAGATTTGCAGCTTTTAACCTCGTTCCCCAATACTAaatgttctattttatatatacatatatgaaattgtaattaaaaatattttatgtctaaTGGTGTTATAACTCACTCTTGCCTTATGTATACTGTAGCCCCAGAGTTTGTTCTGGTTGCATACACGTATGATTTTTAGATAATTTCgttctttcttgcttttaaaagtatttagaCCTGTTAaccttttttttggtatattttccttaaaatattcagtgagGAATCCTGTCAGGTGTATTTGGTTAAATTGAATATTCCTTCATTAGTATTAAAACTCATAGTGTCAGACATATTGACCAAAAATACTGCCTAGTTGTTTTAGGGTACTCAaggttttggggtttgttttttttttcaaaattttaacaggaaatacatttcttataaagatttttatttctctgtgtcaCTAAAAGGTGGCAGCAGATTTTAGGTTAAAGTACATAAGTATagtaaaataaattccttttggAATATTGCTAGTGACAAATAGCCACTGTAACTCTGTTGGCCAGAGTTTAGCTGTTTTCTCAGAATTTTAGCAAAATGAGTAGTTAAACCTTGGTGCTAAGTCACTGgtgtataaaatataacaaagttGCCTAGTTTATGTACAAAGGGAGCATTATCTGGAAACAGGATTATGAACCTTAAGCCAAAGTTGAAACCATTTAGGAATACCATTTGtgtatgtaaaaaaatatatttcttttaaaaaacattcttttccatgttacaGCAAAGGGACAAGGATAGTTTGATCAGTTTACTTTTTTGTCTCATGGCTATACCATTAGTGTATTGGCATATTTTCAAGGCCTTAGTtcacaagttttctttttctaaactttGTTGCAACATGACTTTTACATACATAAGGTGCAGCTGGGTTCCCCCTGTGTGACCACTACCCAGATGCAGTTAGAGAGCATCTCAGTTACCCTAGAAGGTGTCCTCATGGGCGCCTCTTCCCAGTCAGCACCCACAACCCCAAAGTAACCACTATTTTCCTCTGTCACCGCAGGTTAGTTTAGCTTGTTTTTCAACTTCATGAAGTAGTACGTTTGTTGCTATGGGTAGCAGACGTTCATTCTTTTCCTTGCTGTGAGGTATTTGAATATGCCTGAGTTTGTTTATTCTAATAGTAGTGGACACTGGAATGCTCTCCAGTGTGGGGCTGGCTGTTAACGAATAAAATAACACTGCTAAGAACATTCTCCCTCACTTCTGTTGAGCCTATTCCCAGGCTGGAATGCAGGGCCACCAGGAGCATTTATGTTTAGCTTTAGTAAATGCTGCCagtttacactcctaccagcagtgtatgagagctTGTTCGGCAGTCTTAACGCTGTTGTCAGCCCTTTTTATTTTAGCCTGTCTGGTTGAGTGTTTACGGTTTGGATGTTTCTTAAGCATGAAGTTAAACAATAgtatctaataaatatttatagacaaATGACTTAAA
This window harbors:
- the SPRTN gene encoding DNA-dependent metalloprotease SPRTN isoform X1, which gives rise to MDEDLILALRLQEEWNLQVSECDPAQEPPSLVDASWELVDPTPDLQALFVQFNDRFFWGQLEAVEVKWSARMTLCAGICSYEGRGGMCSIRLSEPLLKLRPRKDLVETLLHEMIHAYLFVTNNDKDREGHGPEFCKHMHRINRLTGANITVYHTFHDEVDEYRQHWWRCTGPCQHRKPYYGYVKRATNRAPSAHDYWWAEHQKTCGGTYVKIKEPENYSKRGKGKAKLGKQSGSEAENKDKPSRGEAQLLIPFSGKGYVLGETSNSLLSGRWITSRAVVNKTQDLFSQDHSASALTPNSKTQVKFEQNGSSKKTSLVSPILSSSHQNVLSNYFPRVSVANRKAFRSVSGSPTKSLTVGDSTENSVSSSSQRRVTSKISLKDSLNAMESTSVTTPQDAGGPEDKFPSKRPRLEDKTVFDNFFIKKEQTQSGGNDPKCGSCPPAAAQSPSGSSSQSKMVHCPVCQSEVLESQINEHLDWCLAGDSIQVKS